One part of the Paraglaciecola sp. L3A3 genome encodes these proteins:
- a CDS encoding tryptophan halogenase family protein, with amino-acid sequence MKKNTSSEKNILIVGGGTAGWMTANLLAKSLSSQGFNISLLESSNIPTVGVGEGSTPYIKRFFDTLGISEQEWMPACHATYKGGITFDNWSTKNGHSSYFHPFTSSLDANSFDVFKQVTMLRHANYHVDAHPNSYFLQAELIKQGRLPVSNNQSKVSSIYAYHFDATKLGAFLKQHAATLGVKHVVDEVNQVNLGNSGEIASVTTKAGRTIEADIFVDCTGFKALLIQETLGVEFNSFKDNLFNDSAVAIATVKKEQYAPHTVSTALSTGWKWDIPLTSRTGNGYVYSSDFLSADLAEQELRQAINATDGNTDARHLKMKVGRLEKHWHKNCVAIGLSQGFIEPLEATALHIVQLSIEQFIVQYERGNYTNQYQDFFNHGVNHVFEHIRDYIVLHYLTNSRDDSEYWKACRNDIKISDRLQAAMEVWCNGGDLDAELNHQQVTQYYSSMSWHVLLAGMGVFPELNVAQENPHLQAQQVLKDLRKEIGSHTHFFPLSSNNRG; translated from the coding sequence ATGAAAAAAAACACATCTTCTGAAAAAAATATCCTAATTGTGGGCGGTGGGACTGCAGGATGGATGACAGCTAATTTATTAGCAAAATCACTTTCTTCACAAGGTTTTAACATTTCACTGCTGGAGTCTAGCAATATTCCTACAGTTGGAGTGGGCGAAGGCTCAACACCCTATATAAAGAGGTTCTTCGATACCTTAGGCATAAGTGAGCAAGAATGGATGCCGGCATGCCATGCTACATACAAAGGCGGAATTACGTTTGACAATTGGTCTACAAAAAATGGCCATTCAAGTTACTTTCACCCTTTCACAAGCTCGTTAGATGCAAATAGCTTCGATGTGTTTAAACAGGTCACTATGTTAAGACATGCTAATTATCATGTAGATGCTCACCCTAATAGCTACTTTTTACAGGCCGAATTGATTAAGCAGGGTCGTTTACCCGTTTCAAATAATCAATCTAAAGTTAGCTCTATATACGCCTACCATTTTGACGCTACCAAACTAGGTGCGTTTTTAAAACAGCATGCAGCAACACTAGGAGTGAAGCATGTAGTTGATGAAGTCAATCAGGTGAATTTAGGCAATTCAGGGGAGATTGCTTCAGTAACTACTAAAGCAGGGCGCACAATAGAGGCCGATATATTTGTTGATTGCACCGGTTTTAAAGCGCTGCTTATACAAGAAACATTAGGTGTTGAGTTTAATTCCTTCAAAGATAACTTATTTAATGATTCGGCCGTAGCTATAGCGACGGTGAAAAAAGAGCAGTATGCCCCTCACACCGTTTCAACAGCGTTAAGTACAGGTTGGAAGTGGGATATCCCCCTGACTTCCAGAACCGGAAATGGTTATGTATATAGTAGTGATTTTTTGTCTGCAGATTTAGCTGAGCAGGAATTAAGGCAAGCTATCAATGCTACTGACGGTAATACAGATGCAAGGCACCTTAAAATGAAAGTAGGCCGCTTGGAAAAACATTGGCATAAAAACTGTGTAGCTATTGGATTATCTCAGGGATTTATTGAGCCATTAGAGGCAACTGCTTTACACATAGTACAGTTGTCGATTGAGCAATTTATTGTGCAATATGAACGTGGTAACTATACAAACCAATATCAAGATTTTTTTAATCACGGGGTTAATCATGTGTTTGAACATATTCGTGATTACATTGTGCTGCATTATTTAACAAATAGTCGAGACGACAGTGAGTATTGGAAAGCCTGTCGAAACGACATTAAAATATCAGATCGGTTACAAGCCGCAATGGAAGTTTGGTGTAATGGTGGCGATTTAGATGCTGAGCTTAATCACCAACAAGTAACACAATATTACTCGTCAATGTCTTGGCATGTGTTACTGGCAGGCATGGGAGTATTTCCTGAACTTAATGTCGCACAGGAAAATCCTCATCTCCAAGCTCAACAAGTACTTAAAGATTTAAGGAAAGAAATTGGCAGCCATACCCATTTCTTTCCATTAAGCTCTAACAATAGGGGCTAA